One window from the genome of Streptococcus salivarius encodes:
- the pbp3 gene encoding D-alanyl-D-alanine carboxypeptidase PBP3: MKKLQHIIMIALILLGLVTPALAQEQTDDFNVSAKHAIAIEATTGKVLYEKDATTPDGVASMTKILTAYMVYKAVDQGKITWDTEVDISDYPFNLTVDSEVSNAPLDSRKYTVKQLLDATLISSANSAAIALAEKISGSESAFVDTMTAQLKEWGITDAKLYNASGLNNKYLGDNRYPGSKPDDENTMSALDVAIIADHLIKDYPQVLEITKQTETDFEGDNKLTTHNYMLEGQDNYREGVDGLKTGTTELAGASFVAHSNENGMSLITVVMNADNGGEDEAARFTATNELLDYVTQNWEIKTLNTKGQIVKKNDIKVADGDRQTISAKLESDLTVIQKINSKNDAVKIKAKTITAPIKKGDTIGTATFDDKNLVGTGYISDPPQISVTANQSIKKSFFLKVWWNHIVNFFTGNK; this comes from the coding sequence ATGAAAAAATTACAACACATCATTATGATTGCCTTAATCTTACTAGGCCTAGTAACACCTGCTCTAGCACAAGAACAGACAGATGACTTCAATGTTTCCGCTAAACATGCGATTGCTATCGAAGCAACTACAGGAAAAGTCCTCTATGAAAAGGACGCCACTACCCCTGATGGTGTGGCTTCAATGACTAAAATCCTAACAGCCTACATGGTCTATAAAGCAGTTGATCAAGGAAAAATTACCTGGGACACTGAAGTAGATATTTCAGACTATCCTTTCAACTTAACCGTTGATTCAGAAGTTTCAAATGCCCCACTGGATTCCCGAAAATACACTGTTAAACAACTCCTAGATGCCACCCTCATTTCCAGCGCTAACAGTGCTGCTATTGCTCTGGCTGAAAAAATCTCAGGATCAGAGAGTGCCTTCGTTGACACTATGACAGCCCAACTAAAAGAATGGGGCATTACAGATGCTAAATTATATAACGCTTCTGGCCTAAATAATAAATATCTTGGGGATAACCGCTATCCTGGCTCAAAACCAGATGACGAGAATACGATGAGCGCCCTAGATGTTGCAATTATTGCGGACCACCTCATCAAAGACTATCCTCAGGTACTTGAAATCACCAAGCAAACCGAAACTGACTTCGAAGGTGACAACAAATTAACGACACACAACTACATGTTGGAGGGGCAAGACAACTACCGTGAAGGCGTTGATGGACTCAAGACTGGAACAACCGAACTTGCAGGGGCATCCTTTGTAGCCCACTCCAATGAAAATGGCATGAGTTTGATTACAGTTGTTATGAATGCGGACAATGGCGGAGAGGATGAAGCTGCTCGATTCACAGCCACAAATGAGTTGCTAGATTATGTGACTCAAAACTGGGAAATCAAAACCCTCAACACCAAAGGACAAATCGTCAAGAAAAATGATATTAAGGTAGCCGATGGAGACCGTCAAACCATCTCTGCTAAGCTCGAGTCAGACCTCACAGTCATTCAAAAAATAAACAGCAAAAATGATGCTGTTAAAATCAAAGCAAAAACCATAACAGCACCTATCAAAAAAGGTGACACTATTGGAACAGCAACCTTTGATGATAAGAATCTCGTAGGAACAGGTTACATCTCTGATCCGCCTCAAATTTCGGTAACAGCCAACCAATCTATCAAGAAAAGTTTCTTCTTAAAAGTTTGGTGGAACCATATCGTTAATTTCTTTACAGGAAATAAGTAA
- the pbp3 gene encoding D-alanyl-D-alanine carboxypeptidase PBP3, with translation MKKLITLMMTFLLCLGSVAPAFAADKKKGYDAAAKHAIAVEATTGKILYEKDATTSTGIGSITKLLTAYMVYKAVDQGDLKWNSKVDISDYPFELTVSAGVSNIPLDARKYTVKQLLDATLISSANSASIALAEEIGGTESKFVDMMKAQLKDWGITDAKIVNASGLNNSYLGDNIYPGSKSDEENTMSAKDVAIIAQHVVKEYPEILDITKKTEADFDGVNKLKTFNYMLKGQPSYRKGVDGLKTGTTDLAGASFVAHSNESGMSIITVILNADNTDTDDYARFTATNDLLNYVVYHWESKTIAKKGQAIGKSQAHVIDGKSKQVTAVAKSDFNIIQKIDANNSKHIKVTTNQVQAPVNSSDKVGTATFEDKSLVGEGYLPNQGMPSMELVAGKEVKKSFFLKVWWNHFVNFVNEKL, from the coding sequence ATGAAAAAACTGATTACGCTTATGATGACCTTCTTACTCTGTCTGGGAAGCGTAGCCCCTGCTTTTGCAGCAGATAAGAAAAAAGGATATGATGCCGCAGCCAAACATGCCATTGCTGTCGAAGCTACTACTGGCAAAATTTTATACGAAAAAGATGCAACCACTTCTACAGGGATTGGCTCTATTACCAAGCTCCTAACAGCCTACATGGTTTATAAAGCGGTAGATCAGGGAGACCTCAAATGGAACAGCAAAGTTGATATTTCTGACTACCCCTTTGAACTAACTGTCAGTGCCGGAGTATCCAATATCCCACTAGATGCCCGCAAATACACTGTCAAACAACTTCTTGACGCAACTCTTATTTCCAGTGCCAATAGTGCATCGATTGCTCTAGCCGAAGAAATCGGAGGAACCGAAAGTAAGTTTGTCGACATGATGAAAGCCCAACTTAAAGATTGGGGTATCACTGATGCCAAGATTGTCAATGCCTCTGGTCTCAATAATTCTTACTTAGGTGACAATATCTATCCAGGCTCTAAATCAGACGAAGAAAATACCATGAGTGCTAAAGATGTTGCTATCATTGCACAACACGTGGTGAAAGAATATCCTGAAATTCTCGACATCACTAAAAAAACTGAAGCTGATTTTGATGGTGTCAACAAACTTAAAACCTTCAACTATATGCTTAAGGGACAACCTAGTTACCGTAAAGGGGTGGATGGCCTAAAAACGGGAACCACTGATTTAGCCGGTGCTTCCTTCGTGGCCCACTCAAATGAAAGTGGCATGAGCATTATCACAGTCATTTTGAATGCTGATAATACCGATACTGATGACTACGCCCGTTTCACTGCAACAAATGACCTACTTAACTACGTTGTCTATCATTGGGAAAGCAAGACCATTGCCAAAAAAGGACAAGCCATCGGTAAAAGTCAAGCCCATGTTATTGATGGTAAATCTAAGCAAGTCACTGCTGTTGCTAAGTCTGACTTTAATATCATCCAAAAAATAGATGCTAACAATAGTAAACATATTAAAGTCACTACCAATCAAGTCCAAGCCCCTGTCAACTCAAGTGACAAGGTTGGAACGGCTACCTTTGAAGATAAATCACTTGTAGGAGAAGGTTACTTGCCTAACCAAGGTATGCCTAGCATGGAACTGGTTGCTGGTAAAGAAGTTAAGAAAAGCTTCTTCCTCAAGGTCTGGTGGAATCACTTTGTCAACTTTGTCAACGAAAAACTCTAA
- a CDS encoding CtsR family transcriptional regulator, which produces MARNTSDSIEEYIKELLGQSGIAEIQRSNLADTFQVVPSQINYVIKTRFTESRGYIVESKRGGGGYIRIVKVRFSDKHHMINDLLQNLADQLSEQVFTDLIQLLFDEKIITEREGNLILATASDDILGADAAAIRSRILRSLLLRLDRKGN; this is translated from the coding sequence ATGGCAAGAAATACATCAGATAGTATAGAAGAATATATTAAAGAATTGCTGGGCCAGTCTGGAATTGCTGAGATTCAACGCTCGAACTTAGCAGATACTTTTCAAGTTGTACCGAGTCAGATTAATTATGTTATTAAGACCCGCTTTACAGAAAGTCGTGGTTATATTGTTGAGAGTAAGCGTGGAGGTGGCGGTTATATTCGTATCGTCAAAGTCAGATTCTCTGATAAGCACCACATGATTAATGATTTGCTTCAGAACTTAGCGGATCAGCTCAGCGAGCAGGTATTTACAGACTTGATCCAGTTGCTTTTTGATGAAAAAATCATCACAGAGCGTGAGGGAAATTTGATTTTAGCAACTGCTAGTGATGATATTTTAGGCGCAGATGCGGCTGCTATTCGTTCGCGTATTCTACGCTCGCTATTACTTAGATTGGATAGAAAAGGAAATTAG
- the pnp gene encoding polyribonucleotide nucleotidyltransferase, whose translation MAKQTFEMTFAGRPLVVEVGQVAKQANGAVVVRYGDTTVLSTAVMSKKMATADFFPLQVNYEEKMYAAGKFPGGFNKREGRPSTDATLTARLIDRPIRPMFAEGFRNEVQVINTVLSYDENASAPMAAMFGSSLALSISDIPFNGPIAGVQVAYAAEDFIINPSAADKEISLLDLTVAGTKEAINMVESGAQELSEDIMLQALLKGHEAIQELVDFQNYIVAAVGKEKAEVELLQVDTDLKVEIETAYYDQLANAVQVEEKLAREAATQAVKEEVLTSYQERFAEDEDKETILRDVAEILEQMEHAEVRRLITEDKVRPDGRRVDEIRPLDAEIDFLPKVHGSGLFTRGQTQALSVLTLAPMSDTQLVDGLDPEYKKRFLHHYNFPQYSVGETGRYGAPGRREIGHGALGERALAQVLPSVEEFPYAIRLVAEVLESNGSSSQASICAGTLALMAGGVPIKAPVAGIAMGLISDGTNYTVLTDIQGLEDHFGDMDFKVAGTRQGITALQMDIKISGITPAILEEALAQAKVARFEILDVIESAIAEPRPELAPTAPKIDSIQIPVDKIKVVIGKGGETIDKIIAETGVTIDIDEEGLVQIFSSDQDAINRAKAIIFDLVREAKVGEVYTVPVVRIEKFGAFVHLFNKTDALVHISELAWERTERVEDVVKVGDTVTVKIIKIDEKGRIDASIKTLLPKPEKIEDGENKGEHRHRRRSHHKPRHHNENGEAPKNPDKSETKEQIEE comes from the coding sequence ATGGCTAAACAAACTTTTGAGATGACCTTTGCAGGACGCCCGCTTGTCGTTGAAGTTGGGCAGGTAGCCAAGCAGGCTAATGGTGCTGTCGTCGTGCGTTATGGAGATACAACGGTATTATCAACAGCTGTTATGTCTAAAAAGATGGCAACTGCAGATTTCTTTCCTTTACAGGTTAATTATGAGGAAAAAATGTATGCAGCTGGTAAGTTCCCGGGGGGCTTTAACAAGCGTGAGGGTCGTCCCTCAACAGATGCCACGTTGACTGCTCGCCTCATTGACCGTCCTATTCGTCCTATGTTTGCGGAAGGCTTCCGAAATGAAGTTCAAGTCATTAACACCGTCCTCTCTTATGATGAGAATGCTAGTGCTCCGATGGCAGCTATGTTTGGCAGCTCTTTAGCTCTTTCTATTTCTGACATTCCTTTCAATGGTCCGATTGCTGGGGTTCAAGTGGCCTATGCCGCAGAAGATTTCATCATCAACCCAAGTGCAGCAGATAAGGAAATTTCACTTTTAGACTTGACAGTGGCAGGTACCAAGGAAGCTATCAATATGGTAGAGTCGGGTGCTCAGGAATTGTCTGAGGATATTATGTTGCAAGCACTCTTGAAGGGACATGAGGCTATTCAAGAGTTGGTTGATTTCCAAAATTATATCGTTGCAGCTGTTGGTAAGGAAAAGGCTGAGGTTGAACTTCTACAAGTTGATACTGATTTGAAAGTCGAAATCGAAACGGCTTATTATGATCAGTTAGCTAATGCTGTTCAGGTGGAAGAAAAACTGGCGCGTGAAGCAGCAACCCAGGCTGTTAAAGAAGAGGTCCTTACTTCTTATCAAGAACGCTTTGCAGAAGATGAAGATAAGGAAACCATTCTGCGTGATGTAGCAGAAATCCTTGAGCAGATGGAACATGCTGAAGTACGCCGTCTCATTACCGAGGATAAGGTTCGTCCAGATGGTCGTCGTGTGGATGAAATCCGTCCTTTGGACGCAGAGATTGACTTTCTTCCTAAGGTTCATGGTTCAGGTCTCTTTACACGTGGACAAACTCAAGCCTTGTCAGTTTTGACTTTAGCACCTATGAGTGATACACAACTTGTTGATGGTTTGGATCCAGAGTATAAGAAACGCTTCCTTCACCACTATAATTTCCCTCAGTATTCAGTGGGTGAAACAGGGCGTTACGGTGCACCAGGTCGACGTGAAATAGGTCACGGAGCCCTAGGTGAACGTGCCCTTGCTCAGGTTCTTCCAAGTGTTGAAGAGTTCCCTTATGCTATCCGTTTGGTAGCAGAAGTCTTGGAGTCAAATGGTTCTTCCTCACAAGCCTCTATTTGTGCAGGAACCTTGGCTCTTATGGCTGGTGGTGTACCGATTAAGGCGCCTGTTGCAGGGATAGCTATGGGGCTTATCTCAGATGGTACTAACTACACTGTCCTGACTGATATTCAAGGTTTAGAAGACCATTTTGGAGATATGGACTTTAAAGTAGCTGGTACACGTCAAGGAATTACAGCTCTTCAGATGGATATTAAGATTTCAGGTATTACACCTGCCATTCTCGAAGAGGCTTTGGCTCAAGCCAAGGTAGCTCGTTTTGAGATTCTTGACGTTATTGAGTCAGCAATCGCTGAGCCACGTCCAGAATTGGCACCAACAGCGCCTAAGATTGACAGTATTCAGATTCCTGTTGACAAGATTAAGGTTGTCATCGGTAAAGGTGGCGAAACGATTGACAAGATTATCGCTGAGACTGGTGTCACTATCGATATCGATGAAGAAGGTCTTGTTCAGATTTTCTCTAGTGATCAGGATGCCATTAACCGTGCTAAAGCTATCATCTTTGATCTTGTACGTGAAGCTAAGGTTGGAGAGGTTTACACTGTACCAGTTGTGCGTATTGAAAAGTTCGGTGCCTTTGTTCACCTCTTTAATAAGACAGATGCTCTTGTCCACATCTCAGAACTAGCTTGGGAACGCACTGAGCGTGTCGAGGATGTGGTTAAAGTTGGGGATACAGTAACTGTTAAAATTATCAAAATCGATGAAAAAGGACGTATCGATGCCTCAATCAAGACCTTGCTCCCTAAGCCTGAAAAGATTGAGGACGGGGAAAATAAAGGAGAGCATCGTCACCGCCGTCGTTCTCATCACAAGCCACGCCACCATAATGAAAATGGTGAAGCACCGAAAAATCCTGATAAATCAGAAACGAAAGAACAGATAGAAGAATGA
- a CDS encoding COG2426 family protein gives MKYIIAFLISMIPLVELRGAVPVAIASGIPWWQALILCVIGNMIPVPIIFFFARRVLEWGTDKPLIGGFFTWCLKKGHSGGQKLEKAAGDKGVFWALLLFVGIPLPGTGAWTGTLAASILDWDFKRSVIAVMLGVILAGIIMGTLSLLLGVNTFAH, from the coding sequence ATGAAATACATCATTGCATTCTTAATCTCTATGATTCCCTTGGTTGAGCTCCGTGGAGCCGTTCCTGTTGCTATCGCCTCAGGTATCCCTTGGTGGCAAGCCTTAATTCTTTGTGTTATTGGGAACATGATTCCAGTTCCAATTATCTTCTTCTTCGCCCGCCGTGTTCTCGAATGGGGAACAGACAAACCTCTAATTGGTGGCTTCTTTACCTGGTGTCTTAAAAAAGGTCACAGTGGTGGCCAAAAACTTGAAAAAGCTGCCGGAGATAAGGGGGTCTTCTGGGCCCTCCTCCTTTTTGTGGGAATTCCACTTCCAGGAACAGGAGCCTGGACTGGTACCCTAGCAGCATCTATCCTAGATTGGGACTTTAAACGTAGTGTTATTGCCGTTATGCTGGGGGTTATCCTTGCAGGTATCATCATGGGAACACTCTCTCTTCTACTTGGTGTAAATACCTTCGCTCATTAA
- a CDS encoding SseB family protein, whose amino-acid sequence MTENQELQAFDETLKEFLKEPDHFLTSLALVNHLQRTPVLAAQDLYAVEVEGKKVVPVFTSEQDLQSFKATQESAREQTWIERSSLDILTQLVQAELFGLAFNLKEDGDFSNTTLFASSELIQFINYFTQTLNNLLGEENQKADSKDKIYLVPAFVHKREEDGQDDRFFATMSNAEGQSYVPVFTNLTSFAKWYGNETFGLPFRKAKGTILQWPLSEIYQPSTGENELDKVQGIVINPFDEQPELVDWSYFEGDSE is encoded by the coding sequence ATGACAGAAAATCAAGAATTGCAAGCTTTTGATGAAACTCTAAAAGAATTTTTAAAGGAACCAGACCACTTTTTGACCAGTCTGGCTTTGGTTAATCACCTACAACGTACTCCCGTCTTGGCTGCCCAAGACCTCTACGCAGTTGAAGTGGAAGGCAAGAAGGTTGTTCCTGTCTTCACTAGTGAACAGGACTTACAATCTTTCAAAGCTACTCAAGAGAGTGCTCGAGAACAGACTTGGATAGAACGTTCAAGCTTAGATATCCTAACACAACTGGTTCAGGCAGAGCTTTTTGGTCTTGCTTTCAATTTAAAAGAGGATGGTGATTTCTCAAATACCACTCTTTTTGCAAGCAGTGAACTTATCCAGTTTATCAACTATTTCACTCAGACGCTCAATAACCTTTTGGGTGAGGAAAATCAAAAGGCAGATTCTAAAGATAAGATTTATCTTGTCCCAGCCTTTGTTCACAAGCGCGAGGAAGATGGTCAGGATGACCGTTTCTTTGCGACCATGTCGAATGCAGAGGGACAGAGTTATGTGCCAGTGTTTACGAACTTAACGAGCTTTGCAAAATGGTACGGTAACGAAACTTTTGGCCTACCTTTCCGTAAGGCTAAAGGGACGATTTTACAATGGCCACTGTCAGAAATTTACCAGCCTTCAACAGGTGAAAATGAGTTGGATAAGGTTCAAGGTATTGTCATCAATCCGTTTGATGAGCAACCTGAGTTAGTCGATTGGTCTTATTTTGAGGGGGATAGCGAGTAG
- a CDS encoding ATP-dependent Clp protease ATP-binding subunit translates to MTTYSRKMQAIFHRAQLEAERFGSPFLETWHVLLAMVEVPGSVAYLTFTDFEDRIRAEEIETAAVLAMEKSPKDLSESDIIDLRAQSHALEAMLQEAEGIASVTGAVEVGSEHVLMAFLLHKDLMVCRLLEVAGFQYKDDSDKPRIIDLRRSLERYAGLSKQDLKSIHDLRKPKKSKASGNFANMMQPPQSSTGELADYTKDLTAVAESGALDPVIGREKEISRMIQVLSRKTKNNPVLVGEAGVGKTALALGLAQRIASGEVPFELADMRILELDMMSVVAGTRFRGDFEERMNQIIDEIEADGKIILFIDELHTIIGSGSGIDSTLDAANILKPALARGTLHMVGATTQAEYQKHIEKDAALSRRFAKITIEEPSVAEAIDILKGLRSSYEDYHRVTITDEAVETAVKAAHRYLTSKNLPDSAIDLLDEASATVQGRIKKEAKREITPLDEALLSGDMKAAVKQYKASQKAKLPKPALVDADQIMQTLSRLSGIPVEKMTQADSKRYLNLEAELHKRVIGQDEAVSAISRAIRRNQSGIRTGKRPIGSFMFLGPTGVGKTELAKALAEVLFDDESALLRFDMSEYMEKFAASRLNGAPPGYVGYDEGGELTEKVRNKPYSVLLFDEVEKAHPDIFNILLQVLDDGVLTDSRGRKVDFSNTIIIMTSNLGATALRDDKTVGFGVQDISHNHQAMQSRIMEELKKAYRPEFINRIDEKVVFHSLEEEQLREIVKIMVKPLVSALAEKGIDLKFQPAALKHLAKDGYDVEMGARPLRRTIQTQVEDKLSELLLGGQVVSGQTLKIGCSKDKLTFTVV, encoded by the coding sequence ATGACGACATATTCAAGAAAAATGCAGGCCATTTTCCATCGTGCTCAGCTTGAGGCAGAGCGTTTTGGAAGTCCTTTCTTGGAGACTTGGCATGTGCTTCTGGCTATGGTTGAGGTTCCAGGATCTGTAGCTTACCTAACATTTACTGATTTTGAGGACCGTATTCGTGCGGAAGAGATTGAGACCGCTGCTGTACTAGCGATGGAGAAAAGTCCAAAAGACTTGTCTGAATCAGATATTATCGATTTACGTGCACAGTCACATGCTTTAGAGGCTATGTTGCAAGAGGCAGAGGGAATTGCTAGTGTAACTGGTGCTGTAGAGGTAGGGTCTGAACATGTATTGATGGCCTTCCTTCTTCATAAGGATTTGATGGTTTGTCGTCTCCTTGAAGTTGCTGGTTTTCAATATAAGGATGACAGCGATAAGCCTCGCATTATCGATTTACGACGTTCTTTGGAGCGTTACGCAGGTCTTAGTAAGCAAGATTTGAAGTCCATTCATGACCTTCGTAAGCCTAAAAAATCAAAGGCATCAGGAAATTTTGCTAATATGATGCAGCCTCCTCAATCTTCTACTGGGGAGTTGGCAGATTATACCAAGGACTTAACGGCAGTGGCCGAGTCAGGTGCTCTTGATCCTGTTATTGGACGTGAGAAAGAGATTTCACGCATGATTCAGGTTTTGAGTCGTAAAACGAAGAATAACCCAGTTCTTGTAGGTGAAGCAGGTGTTGGTAAGACGGCACTTGCGCTTGGCTTGGCACAGCGTATTGCTTCAGGCGAAGTACCTTTTGAGCTGGCTGATATGCGTATCTTAGAGCTTGATATGATGAGTGTGGTTGCAGGAACACGTTTCCGTGGAGACTTCGAAGAACGTATGAATCAAATCATCGATGAGATTGAAGCTGATGGAAAAATCATTCTCTTTATTGACGAACTGCATACGATTATTGGTTCTGGTTCAGGTATTGATAGTACCTTAGATGCGGCAAATATTTTGAAACCTGCTCTAGCTCGTGGAACCCTTCATATGGTTGGAGCTACCACTCAAGCAGAGTATCAAAAGCATATTGAGAAAGATGCAGCTCTTTCTCGCCGTTTTGCTAAGATTACAATTGAGGAGCCAAGTGTAGCTGAGGCGATTGATATTCTAAAAGGCCTACGTTCGTCTTATGAAGACTATCATCGTGTAACGATTACTGATGAAGCAGTTGAGACAGCGGTCAAGGCGGCGCATCGTTATTTGACGAGTAAAAACTTGCCTGACTCTGCCATTGACCTTTTAGATGAAGCAAGTGCAACTGTTCAAGGTCGTATTAAAAAAGAAGCCAAACGTGAGATAACGCCTTTGGATGAAGCGCTTCTATCTGGTGATATGAAGGCTGCTGTTAAACAATATAAGGCTAGCCAAAAAGCAAAATTACCAAAACCTGCCTTGGTAGATGCGGATCAGATTATGCAAACCCTTAGTCGTCTATCAGGTATCCCTGTTGAGAAGATGACTCAGGCAGATAGCAAGCGTTACTTAAATCTGGAAGCAGAGCTTCACAAACGTGTTATTGGTCAAGACGAGGCAGTTTCAGCGATTAGTCGTGCTATTCGTCGTAACCAGTCAGGTATTCGTACTGGAAAACGTCCGATTGGTTCCTTCATGTTCCTTGGGCCTACTGGTGTTGGTAAGACAGAATTGGCCAAGGCATTGGCGGAAGTTCTCTTTGATGATGAGTCAGCTTTGCTTCGCTTTGATATGTCAGAATACATGGAAAAATTTGCGGCTAGCCGACTTAACGGTGCTCCTCCAGGTTATGTTGGATATGATGAGGGTGGTGAATTAACAGAGAAAGTTCGCAATAAGCCTTACTCAGTTCTCCTCTTTGACGAGGTGGAAAAAGCTCACCCAGATATTTTCAACATCCTCTTACAGGTTTTGGATGATGGTGTCTTGACGGATAGTCGAGGTCGTAAAGTTGACTTCTCAAATACCATTATCATTATGACTTCGAACTTGGGAGCGACTGCTCTTCGTGATGATAAGACTGTTGGTTTTGGAGTCCAAGACATTTCTCATAATCACCAAGCTATGCAGTCACGTATCATGGAAGAACTTAAGAAGGCCTACCGCCCAGAGTTTATCAACCGTATTGATGAAAAGGTTGTCTTCCATAGCCTAGAGGAAGAGCAACTTCGTGAGATTGTCAAGATTATGGTAAAACCGTTGGTTTCAGCTTTGGCAGAAAAAGGAATTGACTTAAAATTCCAACCAGCTGCTCTCAAGCATTTGGCTAAAGATGGCTATGATGTTGAGATGGGTGCTCGTCCATTACGTCGTACGATTCAAACTCAAGTGGAGGACAAGTTATCTGAGCTCTTACTAGGTGGCCAAGTAGTTAGTGGACAAACTCTTAAAATCGGCTGCTCGAAAGATAAATTAACCTTTACAGTAGTGTAA
- the cysE gene encoding serine O-acetyltransferase — protein sequence MGWWKESIDIVKKNDPAARTSLEVLLTYPGLKALAAHRISHFLWRHHCRLLARMHSQFWRFWTQIEIHPGAQIAEGVFIDHGSGLVIGETAVVEKGAMLYHGVTLGGTGKDVGKRHPTVREGALVSAHAQVIGPIEIGKNSKVGAAAVVVADVPEDVTVVGVPAKVVRVHGQKDEEVIHDIEEGREYYSEKLEDLLKAASFHSSRL from the coding sequence ATGGGTTGGTGGAAAGAAAGTATTGATATAGTAAAGAAAAATGACCCAGCAGCTCGGACGAGTCTGGAGGTTCTTTTAACCTACCCTGGATTAAAAGCCTTGGCTGCTCATCGTATCTCACATTTTCTCTGGCGCCACCATTGTCGACTTTTAGCGCGTATGCATAGTCAGTTTTGGCGCTTCTGGACTCAAATCGAGATTCACCCAGGGGCTCAGATTGCTGAAGGTGTTTTCATTGACCATGGCTCAGGCCTTGTCATTGGTGAGACAGCTGTTGTGGAGAAGGGTGCTATGCTTTACCACGGTGTCACTTTAGGTGGTACTGGTAAAGATGTCGGAAAACGTCACCCAACCGTTCGTGAGGGTGCCTTGGTTTCAGCCCATGCTCAGGTCATAGGCCCTATTGAGATTGGAAAGAATTCTAAGGTCGGTGCGGCAGCTGTGGTTGTTGCGGATGTCCCAGAAGATGTTACAGTCGTTGGTGTTCCTGCTAAGGTTGTGCGTGTTCATGGTCAAAAGGATGAAGAAGTTATCCACGATATTGAAGAAGGACGTGAATACTATAGCGAAAAGCTAGAAGACCTTCTAAAAGCAGCTAGCTTTCACTCATCACGGCTATAA